The Flammeovirga kamogawensis genome includes a region encoding these proteins:
- a CDS encoding carboxymuconolactone decarboxylase family protein encodes MENFTIHTLESAPKESQPFLEEKVKAYGYLPNLTATLAESPELLEAYLMLHDFFVKTSFDKDELTVVWQAINVENDCHYCVPAHTAIANMMKVDPEITKALRDQTPLPTEKLEALRNFSLAMVRERGFVSDEELEAFYSVGYTHKNVLEVILGLAQKTISNYTNHVAKTPLDKVHSKYAWSKATIVE; translated from the coding sequence ATGGAAAATTTCACAATCCACACACTAGAATCAGCACCAAAAGAAAGTCAACCTTTTTTAGAGGAAAAGGTAAAAGCTTACGGGTATTTACCAAACTTAACGGCAACTTTAGCAGAATCTCCGGAGTTGCTAGAAGCCTATTTAATGTTGCATGATTTTTTTGTGAAAACATCTTTTGATAAGGACGAATTAACAGTTGTATGGCAAGCAATTAATGTAGAAAATGATTGCCATTATTGTGTGCCAGCACATACAGCAATTGCTAATATGATGAAAGTTGATCCAGAAATAACTAAGGCTTTAAGAGATCAAACCCCTTTACCAACAGAGAAGTTAGAAGCTTTAAGAAACTTTTCACTTGCAATGGTAAGAGAAAGAGGTTTTGTTTCTGATGAAGAATTAGAAGCCTTCTATTCTGTAGGTTATACCCATAAAAATGTTTTAGAAGTAATTTTAGGGTTAGCACAAAAAACGATTAGTAATTATACGAATCATGTTGCGAAAACACCTTTAGATAAAGTGCATAGCAAATACGCATGGAGTAAAGCGACAATAGTAGAGTAA
- a CDS encoding glycoside hydrolase family 9 protein, with protein MKKLLNTIYLKVLFLISCTALQGLTLQAQDIDVNQTGFLPSSTKLAQVPNGSGSFQVVNTNSNAVVFNGTLSSSVNWQEAQEAFATADFSAVETPGTYKIVAGGNESHPFEIGQSVYDGVASASLKFYYYQRSSTSITSEHGGTWARGFGHPDTNVRVHSSAGGGRAVGSSFSAPKGWYDAGDYGKYVVNSGISTWTLMAFYEMYPEFSADFEVNIPESGNNMPDILDEAKWNLDWLLQMQDPVDGGVYHKMTTLGFEGEVMPSAANQQRYVIGKATAATFDFAALMAQAARVYAPYDAAYAQQCLTAAERAWNWGVNNDNITFDNPGDVHTGTYGDRNLSDEKAWAAIELYITTKQDAYWFASDLLNHGMRVPGWPDVAPLGYLSLIANKDNLTGAANIAEVESRVINYANMKIGEFNSSPYKVVETSFNWGNNANFLNDGMIALYGYELTGNGDHLSVAQSSLDYILGKNPVGISYFTGFGENRPMQPHHRPSQADGIFEPVPGMVVGGAQNASLPGGECFHPNSNIPAKRYFDDWCSYSTNEVTINWNAPMVFVANGILAIGNTDCENPAVVDVLINGESSITIELNESITLSARALNECGGTVRDAVFNWSSNAPNGVFSNTSTLTTEVVTLTVDGISTQVTITVVPENATLVADAENNGITKLNTEWFALDDNGNGGASTITPNATPLPMTSGGAVSTSNSVEVSYVLNEGTLEFNPFVGFGFPLSEEGTGREDIASSTGISFWHKGDAMIVKVPTTSITDFDYYASPVPAHADWTMVELSWNQFSQAGWGDAVSFNATDVTSIQYEVQGPTGTTGTVAVDEIKIEGVVLTLVCETPEVTTVEISEGDQSIVIDQTFNFSAIVKNGCGQLMQDEVITWSANAPNGVYTATTLGASDQVTATVGNVTAVVAITVTPNQPPVANAGNNVSTSLINGTAQLTGSATDPEDDALTYNWAQIDGPSTATILNPTSAITVINDLVLGTYVFELTATDAAGNTSTDQVNVEVKDVINMLTNGDFSNGFEGWTTYINASATANHDVVDNQLHAMISNGGSDTWHVQYNQGGLTIENGAEYRISFDARSSDNRSIVLSIEKNGEPWTGFFSAQPSLNNRTQQFSYEFTMEEATETNGRVTFNVGNSNIDVFIDNVVLEKLPKANEAPIANAGADQILQNGTTSTTLGGSVSSDPDNGPIALTYAWSQTAGPAVTFDNTSIAQPSISGLQDDTNYEFSLVVSDGEASSSSTVSVSLQGKFTLRIEAEEFSTMSGIQVEPTQDVDGVNNIGWVDSGDFMEYNVNIPGAGQGKLRFRVAADGFDNKSFTVSANGSTLADVTFQATGGWQNWKTISVDATLPSGQTTIRVQASSDGFNMNWLEISNEEGDDDNGDACTVWEPNTNYPVGTVVSYNGNNYTSNNEWNGTAGAPDVAIWGWNAGGSCSSNGRTAAVEATTSLQLEEELSLYPNPAQHEINLNGLGEGQFQVAIYSISGKLENFLSINNAQGGQKLAIDNLKSGLYVIQISGNNFTKSLKFLKK; from the coding sequence ATGAAAAAATTACTCAACACTATTTATTTAAAAGTACTATTCTTGATTTCTTGCACTGCTTTGCAAGGCTTGACTTTACAAGCACAAGATATAGATGTAAACCAAACAGGTTTTTTACCCTCAAGTACTAAACTTGCCCAAGTGCCCAATGGAAGTGGATCTTTCCAAGTGGTAAACACAAACTCTAACGCAGTAGTATTTAATGGTACACTAAGTTCTTCTGTCAATTGGCAAGAAGCACAAGAAGCATTCGCAACTGCAGATTTCTCTGCAGTAGAAACTCCTGGTACTTACAAAATAGTAGCAGGCGGGAATGAATCTCATCCATTTGAAATTGGTCAAAGTGTTTATGATGGTGTTGCTTCAGCATCGCTTAAATTTTACTACTACCAAAGATCATCTACAAGCATTACCTCAGAACATGGAGGAACGTGGGCTAGAGGATTTGGTCACCCAGATACAAATGTACGAGTGCACTCTTCTGCTGGAGGTGGTAGAGCTGTAGGTTCTTCTTTCTCTGCTCCTAAAGGATGGTATGATGCCGGTGATTACGGTAAATATGTAGTGAACTCAGGTATTTCTACTTGGACGTTAATGGCGTTTTATGAAATGTACCCTGAATTTTCAGCAGATTTTGAGGTAAATATTCCTGAAAGTGGCAATAATATGCCCGACATTTTAGATGAAGCAAAATGGAACCTTGACTGGTTATTACAAATGCAAGACCCTGTAGATGGTGGCGTATACCACAAGATGACTACTTTAGGTTTTGAAGGTGAAGTGATGCCTAGTGCTGCAAATCAGCAAAGATATGTAATTGGTAAGGCTACGGCTGCAACGTTCGATTTTGCTGCATTAATGGCACAAGCTGCAAGAGTGTACGCTCCATATGATGCTGCTTATGCACAACAATGCCTTACAGCTGCAGAACGTGCTTGGAACTGGGGTGTAAATAATGACAACATTACTTTTGACAACCCAGGAGATGTACACACAGGAACTTATGGTGATAGAAATTTATCAGATGAGAAAGCGTGGGCTGCCATCGAATTATATATTACAACAAAACAAGATGCCTATTGGTTTGCCTCTGATTTATTAAATCATGGAATGCGTGTTCCTGGTTGGCCAGATGTTGCTCCGCTTGGTTACCTTTCGCTTATTGCAAACAAAGATAACTTAACAGGTGCTGCTAATATCGCAGAAGTTGAATCTCGTGTGATTAATTATGCCAACATGAAAATTGGCGAATTTAATAGCTCTCCATATAAAGTTGTTGAAACATCTTTTAACTGGGGTAATAATGCCAATTTCTTAAATGATGGCATGATTGCTCTTTATGGTTATGAATTAACAGGAAACGGTGATCATTTATCTGTAGCTCAATCTAGTTTAGATTATATTTTAGGTAAGAACCCTGTAGGTATTAGCTATTTCACAGGTTTTGGAGAAAACAGACCAATGCAACCACATCATAGACCGAGTCAGGCAGATGGTATTTTTGAACCTGTACCGGGTATGGTTGTTGGTGGTGCACAAAATGCATCATTACCAGGAGGTGAATGTTTTCACCCAAATTCAAATATTCCTGCTAAACGTTATTTTGATGATTGGTGTAGTTATTCTACTAATGAGGTAACAATTAACTGGAATGCTCCTATGGTATTTGTTGCAAATGGTATATTAGCTATTGGCAATACAGATTGTGAAAACCCTGCCGTTGTAGATGTACTTATTAATGGTGAAAGTTCTATCACTATAGAATTAAATGAGTCGATTACTTTATCTGCTCGTGCATTAAATGAATGTGGAGGAACAGTAAGAGATGCCGTTTTCAATTGGTCATCAAATGCTCCCAATGGTGTTTTCTCAAACACAAGTACATTAACTACAGAAGTGGTTACTTTAACAGTAGACGGTATTAGCACACAAGTCACAATTACAGTTGTTCCAGAAAATGCAACACTTGTGGCAGATGCAGAAAATAATGGTATTACAAAATTAAATACAGAGTGGTTTGCTTTAGATGATAATGGTAATGGCGGTGCTTCTACTATTACTCCTAATGCAACTCCTTTACCAATGACAAGTGGTGGGGCTGTTAGTACTTCAAACAGTGTAGAAGTTTCTTATGTATTAAATGAGGGAACTTTAGAATTCAATCCTTTTGTTGGCTTTGGATTTCCATTATCTGAAGAAGGAACAGGTAGAGAAGATATTGCAAGTTCTACAGGTATCTCTTTTTGGCATAAAGGAGATGCAATGATTGTAAAAGTTCCTACCACTTCTATTACAGATTTTGATTACTACGCTTCTCCAGTTCCTGCTCATGCAGATTGGACAATGGTAGAATTATCATGGAATCAGTTCTCTCAAGCTGGCTGGGGAGATGCCGTTTCTTTTAACGCTACGGATGTAACAAGTATTCAATATGAAGTTCAGGGGCCTACTGGAACTACAGGAACTGTAGCTGTAGATGAAATTAAAATTGAAGGAGTTGTTTTAACTTTAGTTTGTGAAACACCTGAAGTTACTACTGTTGAGATTTCTGAAGGAGATCAATCAATAGTAATTGATCAAACATTCAATTTCTCTGCAATAGTAAAAAATGGTTGTGGTCAATTGATGCAAGATGAAGTAATTACTTGGTCTGCAAATGCACCAAATGGTGTGTATACTGCTACAACATTGGGAGCATCAGATCAGGTTACAGCAACAGTAGGTAATGTAACTGCGGTAGTAGCTATTACTGTAACTCCAAATCAACCTCCTGTTGCCAATGCAGGTAATAATGTTTCTACTAGTCTTATTAATGGTACTGCACAATTAACGGGTAGTGCCACTGACCCAGAAGATGACGCTTTAACTTATAATTGGGCACAAATAGATGGGCCTTCAACTGCAACTATCCTAAATCCTACTTCAGCAATTACTGTAATCAATGATTTAGTATTAGGGACTTACGTATTTGAATTGACAGCTACTGATGCTGCAGGTAATACAAGTACAGACCAAGTAAATGTTGAAGTCAAAGACGTTATCAATATGCTAACGAATGGCGATTTTAGTAATGGTTTTGAAGGTTGGACAACGTATATCAACGCAAGTGCTACTGCAAACCATGATGTTGTAGACAATCAATTACATGCTATGATTAGCAATGGTGGTTCTGACACTTGGCATGTACAATACAATCAAGGAGGTTTAACAATTGAAAATGGTGCAGAGTATAGAATCTCTTTTGATGCTCGTTCGTCAGATAATCGTTCTATCGTTCTTTCTATAGAAAAAAATGGAGAACCTTGGACAGGGTTTTTCAGTGCTCAACCTAGTTTAAATAATAGAACACAACAATTCTCTTACGAGTTTACAATGGAAGAAGCTACCGAAACAAATGGTAGAGTTACTTTCAATGTAGGTAACAGTAATATTGATGTTTTTATAGACAATGTTGTATTAGAAAAACTACCTAAAGCAAATGAAGCTCCTATTGCGAATGCAGGTGCAGATCAAATCTTACAAAACGGAACTACATCAACAACTCTAGGTGGTTCGGTTTCTAGCGATCCAGATAATGGACCGATAGCTTTAACTTATGCTTGGTCTCAAACTGCTGGTCCTGCTGTAACTTTTGATAATACTTCAATTGCACAACCTTCTATTAGTGGTCTTCAAGATGACACTAATTATGAATTCTCTTTAGTAGTTTCTGATGGTGAAGCATCTAGTTCTTCTACTGTTTCTGTAAGCCTTCAAGGTAAATTTACACTTAGAATAGAAGCAGAAGAGTTTAGTACAATGTCAGGTATCCAAGTAGAGCCTACGCAAGATGTAGATGGTGTGAATAATATTGGATGGGTAGACAGTGGTGATTTTATGGAATACAATGTAAACATTCCAGGTGCTGGCCAAGGTAAATTAAGGTTCCGTGTGGCTGCAGATGGTTTTGATAATAAATCGTTTACTGTTTCTGCAAACGGAAGCACTTTGGCAGACGTAACTTTCCAAGCAACAGGTGGATGGCAAAACTGGAAAACAATTTCTGTTGATGCTACTCTCCCATCTGGACAAACTACAATTAGAGTACAAGCTTCTAGTGATGGTTTTAACATGAATTGGTTAGAAATCTCAAATGAAGAAGGTGATGACGATAATGGGGATGCATGTACAGTATGGGAACCTAACACGAATTACCCTGTTGGAACTGTAGTGAGTTACAATGGCAATAATTATACATCAAATAATGAATGGAATGGGACTGCAGGTGCTCCAGATGTAGCTATTTGGGGATGGAACGCAGGAGGTTCTTGCTCTAGTAATGGCAGAACTGCTGCTGTAGAAGCTACAACTTCACTTCAACTTGAAGAAGAATTAAGCCTTTATCCAAACCCTGCTCAACATGAAATAAACTTGAACGGATTAGGAGAAGGACAGTTCCAGGTAGCTATTTATTCTATCTCAGGAAAACTAGAAAATTTCTTATCAATTAATAATGCTCAAGGAGGTCAAAAATTAGCAATTGATAATTTAAAATCTGGTTTATATGTAATACAAATTTCTGGCAACAACTTTACAAAAAGCCTGAAATTCCTTAAGAAATAG
- a CDS encoding helix-turn-helix transcriptional regulator, with amino-acid sequence MSKEKRQSFKYKGRALVEKVSISVPYTKEGVFQNEGCFLYMKDATIKLHSAHDSIEVKQKEAILLKCDTYFLEFIGRENAGEVDVIAFHLFPDVLKKLYINELPSLIEKKIKNPETKHIVDETIVARFIDSLEFYFDNPSLVNDDLLELKIKELVLLLVQTKNVTSVLELVSDLYSPRKSKLKNVIELHTFNNVSLEELAKMCDLSLSSFKREFQKTFTETPSRYITSQRINKAKELLSLSELHINEIAYQIGYNDPLYFTRIFKKKEGLSPSQFREEHKMLG; translated from the coding sequence ATGTCAAAAGAAAAGAGACAAAGTTTTAAATACAAAGGCAGGGCTTTAGTAGAGAAAGTATCTATATCAGTTCCTTATACTAAAGAGGGCGTTTTCCAAAACGAAGGCTGTTTTTTGTATATGAAAGATGCGACAATAAAGCTTCATTCTGCTCATGATAGTATTGAGGTTAAACAAAAAGAAGCTATTCTTTTAAAATGCGATACCTACTTTTTAGAATTTATTGGCCGTGAAAACGCTGGAGAAGTAGATGTAATTGCCTTCCACTTATTCCCTGATGTATTAAAAAAATTATATATAAATGAATTACCCTCATTAATAGAGAAAAAGATTAAGAATCCAGAAACAAAGCATATTGTTGATGAAACGATTGTAGCTAGGTTTATTGATTCACTAGAGTTTTATTTTGACAATCCTTCTCTTGTCAATGATGATCTCCTGGAGTTAAAAATCAAAGAATTGGTGTTGTTACTTGTGCAAACAAAAAATGTAACTTCAGTGCTAGAGCTTGTATCTGATTTATATTCACCAAGAAAATCAAAATTGAAGAATGTAATAGAGCTTCATACCTTTAATAATGTTTCGTTAGAAGAATTAGCAAAGATGTGTGATTTGAGTTTATCTTCTTTTAAAAGAGAATTCCAAAAAACATTCACTGAAACACCTTCCCGTTACATTACCTCTCAAAGAATAAATAAAGCAAAAGAATTACTATCATTATCTGAGTTACATATTAATGAAATTGCATACCAAATAGGATACAATGATCCTTTATACTTTACAAGAATTTTTAAGAAAAAGGAAGGTCTTTCTCCATCTCAATTTAGAGAGGAACATAAGATGTTAGGGTAG
- the ahpC gene encoding alkyl hydroperoxide reductase subunit C, whose amino-acid sequence MSQIGKQVVDFKVQAFANNQFETVTKADVLGKWSIFFFYPADFTFVCPTELEDLANLYEEFKATGTEIYSVSTDTHFVHKAWQDTSETIKKINYPMLADPTGVLSRGFDVMIEEDGMAERGTFVVNPEGEIVSYEVVAGNVGRNAEELLRKLKALQFVAANPAEVCPAKWKEGNETLKPSIDLVGLI is encoded by the coding sequence ATGTCACAAATCGGAAAACAAGTAGTAGACTTCAAAGTTCAAGCATTTGCAAACAACCAATTCGAAACAGTAACTAAAGCAGATGTTTTAGGAAAATGGTCTATCTTCTTCTTTTACCCAGCTGACTTCACTTTTGTTTGTCCAACAGAACTAGAAGACTTGGCTAACTTGTACGAAGAATTTAAAGCAACAGGAACAGAAATTTATTCAGTTTCTACAGATACTCACTTTGTACATAAAGCGTGGCAAGATACGTCTGAAACAATCAAAAAAATTAATTATCCAATGTTAGCAGACCCAACAGGTGTGTTATCAAGAGGTTTTGATGTAATGATAGAAGAAGATGGAATGGCTGAAAGAGGTACTTTTGTAGTTAATCCAGAAGGCGAAATAGTTTCTTATGAAGTAGTTGCAGGTAATGTAGGTAGAAATGCTGAAGAGTTACTAAGAAAGTTAAAAGCTTTACAATTTGTAGCAGCAAATCCAGCAGAGGTTTGTCCTGCAAAATGGAAAGAAGGAAACGAAACATTAAAGCCTAGCATTGATCTAGTAGGTTTAATCTAA
- the ahpF gene encoding alkyl hydroperoxide reductase subunit F, with protein MLEQALKEQVRGLFGNLKSKFTFNVIVAADHKSKSDLVSLLEDVVSTTDKITLNVSEGEGLSFTILKEDVDSGIVFRAVPTGHEFTSLLMAVLNMDGIGKNLPDEMLTKRIKNISGKVELKSYISLTCTNCPEVVQALNVMAIYNPNIKHAIVDGGINKEEVEALGIQAVPTVTLNGEQLHVGRSSLGELLGKIEEQLGTTFSLDDAEEKEYDVVVVGGGPAGVSSAIYSARKGFSVAIIAGTVGGQVKETVSIENMISISKTTGAELTANLNQHLKDYPIDVLENRMVEGVEIIDGVKHLTTSLGEKFSTPALIIATGASWRKLGVPGETEYIGSGVAFCTHCDAPYFKGKKVVVVGGGNSGLEAAIDLSAIAAEVTVLEFMDTLKGDQVLQDKVNSLSNVSVITNAKTLEVEGDGKKVTGLKYENRENGKVETVITDGVFVQIGLTANSGAFKEILDTNRMGEIEIDAHCRTKVAGVYAAGDVSIVPYKQIVIAMGEGSKAALSAFEDKIKNKQLSNDVALATA; from the coding sequence ATGTTAGAACAAGCATTAAAAGAACAAGTACGCGGATTATTCGGTAACCTTAAAAGCAAATTTACATTTAACGTAATTGTAGCAGCAGACCATAAAAGTAAAAGCGATTTAGTATCGTTATTAGAAGATGTGGTTTCTACAACAGATAAAATTACATTAAATGTATCTGAAGGTGAGGGCTTATCTTTTACAATATTAAAAGAGGATGTAGACTCAGGAATTGTTTTTAGAGCAGTGCCCACCGGACATGAATTTACTTCGTTATTAATGGCTGTATTAAACATGGACGGTATTGGTAAAAACCTTCCAGATGAAATGTTGACAAAACGTATTAAGAACATTTCGGGAAAAGTAGAATTAAAAAGTTACATCTCTTTAACGTGTACAAATTGTCCAGAAGTAGTTCAAGCTTTGAACGTTATGGCAATTTATAATCCTAACATCAAACACGCTATAGTTGACGGAGGTATTAATAAAGAAGAAGTTGAAGCATTAGGTATTCAAGCAGTACCAACTGTAACACTTAATGGCGAACAGTTGCATGTAGGAAGATCATCATTAGGTGAATTACTTGGTAAAATTGAAGAGCAATTAGGCACTACTTTTTCTTTAGATGATGCAGAAGAAAAAGAGTATGATGTAGTTGTTGTTGGAGGCGGACCTGCTGGAGTTTCATCAGCTATTTATTCTGCTAGAAAAGGGTTTTCAGTAGCTATTATAGCAGGTACCGTTGGTGGTCAGGTAAAGGAAACTGTTTCTATTGAGAACATGATTTCTATATCAAAAACGACTGGTGCAGAATTAACAGCTAATTTAAATCAGCATTTAAAAGATTATCCAATTGATGTATTGGAAAATAGAATGGTAGAAGGTGTTGAGATAATAGATGGTGTAAAGCATTTAACAACATCTTTAGGAGAGAAATTTTCTACGCCTGCATTAATTATTGCAACTGGGGCGAGCTGGAGAAAACTTGGCGTACCTGGAGAGACAGAATACATTGGTTCTGGTGTTGCTTTTTGTACACACTGTGATGCTCCTTACTTTAAAGGTAAAAAAGTGGTTGTTGTAGGTGGAGGTAACTCTGGTTTAGAAGCAGCTATTGATTTATCGGCAATTGCCGCTGAAGTAACTGTTTTAGAATTTATGGATACACTTAAAGGAGATCAGGTTTTACAAGATAAAGTAAATAGCTTGTCAAATGTGTCTGTAATAACAAATGCCAAAACTCTAGAGGTTGAAGGTGATGGTAAAAAAGTGACAGGTCTTAAATACGAAAACCGCGAAAATGGTAAAGTAGAAACAGTTATCACTGATGGTGTATTTGTACAAATTGGTTTAACTGCAAATAGTGGAGCATTTAAAGAAATTTTGGATACTAACCGTATGGGTGAAATTGAAATTGATGCGCATTGTAGAACAAAAGTAGCAGGTGTTTATGCTGCTGGAGATGTATCTATTGTACCTTATAAACAAATTGTAATTGCTATGGGAGAAGGCTCAAAAGCAGCCCTTTCAGCATTCGAAGATAAGATCAAGAACAAACAACTTTCTAACGATGTAGCGTTAGCAACAGCATAG
- a CDS encoding DUF4493 domain-containing protein — protein sequence MRKFLHLKVLLLMLLSISCSKKEDVLRKGTVSLFLNANNNVTVVNFRRASSINVSSFSISIFDNNDKLVKEFPTYKDFPDQFYLNQGTYKLVAQSSPVTTAAFSSPYYYGETEFKVNDLKSTKIELTCAIANSKVSVKYTSDFIDVFGEVYTEIENKSGKLTFEQNELKEGYFSPEPFTVKLYQKATQKLLISRTFNDVKPKDYYKFTFEALKGTGGISVIVDESVTEKNVEFRIPEQWLEVNIPTIEGEGIDISQEQEVVEGSTQQTVIKFKAEGGIKSLKVFVKSTNLLNDGWPDAIDFAQLSQEEIDFLADKGITYPVIVSGANEVAIDFTAYIKTLQAGQGVADVFEFGFDIEDNFYQRDATKSLNLKVTPAQFTINFDEGDIWVAKATINVALTEGDKDFVTVFYQEKGQSVWLKSKSYTTVNNKDFTYLLTGLSSNKEYRVKAVYNKNSSSELLFNTEEEKQLPNAKMEDWYSDVVAPSHWIGYAEIRKYIPNSRGESTWSTVNEKTTEHRGSFRYNYNSLSGTYNSSDSYKGSNAAEIVTVGYGYGTTKAGSASVVKKRASGQLFIGSYSYSGGSESFNYGMPFTSRPTSFTGYYKYDPYRSDEFSVEIVIENRDNGTVTELAREQYISGTKQESYTQFNIPINYSNTTLKATHMYVVIKSSIKSLDTRVVNGRHLGSMLLIDELSLNYN from the coding sequence ATGCGTAAATTTTTACATCTAAAAGTTCTACTTTTAATGTTACTCAGTATATCCTGTTCTAAAAAGGAGGATGTATTAAGAAAAGGAACGGTCTCCTTATTTCTTAATGCGAATAATAATGTAACTGTAGTTAATTTCCGACGGGCTTCTTCAATTAATGTATCATCATTTTCAATTAGTATTTTTGATAATAATGATAAGTTGGTTAAAGAATTTCCTACTTATAAAGACTTTCCAGATCAATTTTACCTCAATCAAGGTACATATAAGTTGGTGGCACAATCTAGTCCGGTTACAACTGCGGCTTTTTCGAGTCCTTATTATTATGGGGAAACGGAATTTAAAGTCAACGATCTAAAATCCACAAAAATAGAGCTCACTTGTGCAATTGCAAACAGTAAAGTTTCTGTAAAATATACTTCAGATTTTATTGATGTATTTGGAGAGGTGTATACGGAGATTGAGAACAAAAGTGGAAAACTAACCTTTGAGCAAAATGAACTGAAAGAGGGTTATTTTAGTCCAGAGCCATTTACGGTGAAGTTGTATCAGAAAGCAACTCAAAAGCTATTGATTTCTAGAACGTTTAATGATGTAAAACCAAAAGATTACTACAAATTTACGTTCGAAGCTCTTAAAGGCACGGGTGGAATCAGCGTTATAGTAGACGAATCTGTAACAGAAAAAAATGTAGAATTTAGAATTCCAGAACAATGGTTAGAGGTAAATATCCCAACTATAGAAGGAGAAGGAATTGATATTTCTCAAGAACAAGAAGTTGTTGAAGGAAGTACACAACAAACTGTAATTAAGTTTAAGGCAGAAGGAGGAATTAAATCATTAAAAGTGTTTGTAAAATCTACTAACCTTTTAAATGATGGGTGGCCTGATGCTATAGATTTCGCACAATTATCTCAAGAAGAGATTGATTTCTTGGCAGATAAAGGTATTACATATCCTGTTATTGTGAGTGGTGCAAATGAGGTTGCTATAGATTTTACAGCATATATAAAAACATTACAAGCTGGCCAAGGTGTTGCAGATGTATTTGAATTTGGTTTTGATATTGAAGATAATTTCTATCAAAGAGATGCTACAAAGTCTTTAAACTTAAAAGTAACTCCTGCCCAGTTCACTATTAATTTTGATGAAGGAGATATTTGGGTTGCTAAAGCGACTATAAATGTTGCTCTTACAGAAGGTGATAAAGATTTTGTCACTGTATTCTACCAAGAGAAAGGGCAATCTGTTTGGTTAAAATCAAAAAGTTATACTACTGTAAACAATAAAGATTTCACGTATTTATTAACAGGGCTATCGTCTAATAAAGAATATCGTGTTAAAGCTGTTTATAATAAAAATTCATCTTCTGAATTACTTTTTAATACAGAGGAAGAAAAGCAATTACCTAATGCAAAAATGGAAGATTGGTATAGTGATGTTGTGGCTCCTAGTCATTGGATTGGGTATGCAGAAATCAGAAAATACATTCCGAATTCAAGAGGTGAGTCTACTTGGAGTACAGTAAATGAAAAAACGACAGAACATAGAGGTTCTTTCCGATATAATTATAACTCTTTATCTGGTACTTATAATAGTTCAGATTCTTATAAAGGGAGTAACGCCGCTGAAATTGTAACTGTAGGTTATGGCTATGGAACTACAAAAGCAGGTAGTGCAAGTGTAGTTAAAAAACGTGCCTCAGGGCAGTTATTTATAGGTAGTTATTCTTATAGTGGTGGTTCTGAAAGTTTTAATTATGGAATGCCATTTACCTCAAGACCAACTTCTTTTACAGGATATTATAAATATGATCCATACAGAAGCGATGAGTTTTCTGTAGAAATTGTAATTGAAAATAGAGATAATGGAACGGTAACAGAATTGGCTAGAGAGCAATATATTTCTGGTACAAAACAAGAAAGTTACACGCAATTTAATATTCCAATCAATTATTCAAATACTACACTAAAAGCAACACATATGTATGTTGTTATCAAATCATCTATTAAAAGCCTAGATACTAGAGTAGTTAATGGAAGACACTTAGGTAGTATGCTGTTAATAGACGAACTCTCTTTAAACTACAACTAA